A segment of the Nitrosopumilus sp. genome:
TTCTTCTTTTTGCTTCCTCTCTAACAGCATTGCCCATATTGATAATTTCATATCCTTTCAGATTCAGTCCTTCGGCAATAGTAGACTTACCAGCACCTGGCATTCCTGTCAAGCATACAATTAGTTTTGCCAACATATTTCAAAAGAAATGCTCGTCTATGAAGCTACCTACCGGAAATTATTATAAACACATTTCAAGGTATGCTATGATGCGAATTTTTGTAGCAATTGAAATCACAGATGAAAATGTGTTGATTCTATAACAAAATTCCAAGACAAGATGAACATTGATGCAAAACCAGTTGAATCAGACAATCTTCATTTTACATTACAATTTTTAGGAGAAGTTTCTGAGGAGATCACACATAAGATCATCCAAATTCTTCACACAATCAAATTTTCAAGTTTTAATGTTAATTTGAAAGGAATTGGGACATTTCCAAAAAATAAACTTCCAAGAATAATTTGGATAGGTACAGATGAAAATGGAGGAAATACACTAATCCAATTATCCAAAAAAGTAAGAGAAGCGTTAGAACCTTTAGAATTTTTTTCAGACAAGCCATTCAAACCCCATATTACAGTATTTAGAATTAAAAAGAAGGTTGAAAACCTATCAAATAACTTGGAAAATCTAAAGAGCAAAGATTTTGGAGTGCAGAGAATATGTAGTATTAAATTGAAAAAAAGTAAACTCACTTCAAACGGACCTATTTATTCAGATTTGATGGAGATTAAAGCACAAAAATGAAAATAGTAATTTCTAAAATTTCCAAGACTGTAATTACAACTAAAATAGTAGAGCAATCAAAAGAGCGAATTGCAAATTTGGCATATAGTTTAGTTGAAAAAGAAATTGAGAAATATGCAGAAGTTACAGGTCTTGAATTTGGAGGTTCTTTTGCAAAAGGAACATGGTTAGATAAAGATGCGGATATTGATATTTTTATTAGATTCAAAAAAACCACATCAGAAGAGAAATTTGAGAAAATCTCAAAGAGAATTGGTTTTGACGCATTGAAAAAATATTCTCCATATGTGAGATATTCTCAACATCCGTATATCGAGGCCAGCATTAGAAACACAAAGATCAACGTCGTGCCATTTTATGATGTAAAAATTGGCGAATGGAAAAGTGCTGCAGATAGATCCCCATTTCATACTAAGTTTATGGAAAAGTCGCTAACATCAAAAATGAGAAACGACGTTAAAATTCTAAAAATATTTCTCAAGTCAAATGGAATTTATGGTGCAGAGATTGCTAAACAAGGATTTAGTGGATATATTTCTGAAGTTTTGATTTTAGAATTTGGAAGTTTTGAAAATCTCGTTAGATCAATGTCAAAAATTGAGGAAAAACAGATCATTGGAGAAGCTACAAAAAAATTTGAAACGCCGATAACAGTCATAGATCCGATTGATAGTAACAGAAACTTAGCTGCTGCAATTTCCGATGAAAATATTGGAAAATTTATTCTTATTTGTAGAGCATTTAAACAAAAGCCATCATTAAAATTTTTTAAGAGTCAAAAGTCAAAAGTATCAAAAAAATATTGGAGTAATTTGCTAGTAATAAAATTTGATTATAAAGTTAGAAGTCCAGACATAATATGGGGACAAATCAAAAGAGCAACTTCTACATTAGCCACACAGTTGGAATTAGGCGGATTTACTGTACTTAGAAGTAAGTCTCATACGGATGAGATAAAAGAAGCATATCTCTTATTCTTCTTAGAATCTACAAAAATTAGCCAAATGTATCAAAAGCATGGACCAGAATTTTTTAGAGACGACAGTTCCAAGAGCTTTATTTCTAAAAATCTTAAAAATACAGAGCTAATGTGGATAGGAAGTGACAGAAGAATTATTTCATTGGAAGCAAGAAAGCATACTGATGCAGCCAGATTTATCACAGAATTCTTAAAAAAGAAACTTGAAATGGGAATACCAAAAGGCCTTCAAAAGGATTTCAAACATGGTTTTAAAATTTCTGTTGGAAACAAAAATTTGGGCAAATCAATTAAAGAGGCAGCAGGAGAATTGATTTCAACAGATGGAACACTTATTCATTTCAATTAAGAAATTTGCTGATGAACCTTATTCAAAAATTATCGGATATCCGAAAGCTACTAGTCGCCAAATTAGATCAAGAGTAAATGAATTAGAAAAATTAGGAATTAAATCAATATCATTAACTGGCCCCACCACACTTGGAAACCTGCCAATTTTAGGAAAAGGATATGTCGGCGTTGTAGTCATTGCAAAAAAAGACAATAAGGAAATTGCATTAAAAATTCGAAGGACTGATTCCCCTAGAAAAGGAATGAAGAACGAGTCTGTTTTATTAAAATTAGTAAATTCAGTTGACGTAGGTCCAAAAATGTTTGATGTTAGCAGAAATTTCTTAGCTATGGAATATCTTGAAGGGGATAAATTTAGTGATTGGATTGATTTACTAAAAGGAATTGGCCGTGCAAAGAAATTAAAATCTATAATTAAGAGTATTTTAGAGGATTGCTATAGATTAGATCAAATAGATTTTGACCATGGGGAATTAAGCAATATATCAAAACATGTTATCGTAGGAAAAACTAAAGCCAGTCTTATTGATTTTGAAAGTTCAAGTACCAAAAGAAGACCATCAAATGTCACATCAATTACCCAGGCATTTTTTATTGGATCAGGAAACGCAAAGAAAATTCAGAAAATTTACAAAAATCCACCTAAAGAAAAAATCATTGAGGGATTGAAACATTACAAAAAAGAGAAAACTCGAGAAAATTTTGAAAACCTGTTGAAAATTTTGAAATTATAACGGGATCGGCAGGATTTGAACCTGCGACCACTAGTCCCCCAGACTAGTATCATACCAAGCTAGACTACGATCCCTCGCTTCAAAGACACAAAATGAAATTATTAAATCGTCGTATTTACAAAGAGAATCAATGAAGATTTGTAATATTTGTCATAAAATTTCTGCCACAGATCAAGATCATTTGGATTGTGTTCAAAAAAGAAGCATACAATTAGAAAATGAGGATTTTAAAAACAGTATTCCTGAAAAGCTCAATCTCACAAAAGATACTCAGGAGCTAGGTGTCGAAGTCAGAGCAATACTTGAACATCTTACAAAAAATAGGGATGAAGAAAAGTAGATCATAACCATTTAGACAATCTTTCTTTTTCAAATTGAATCTTTTTTGAAAGATTATCAGAAGTTGATTCTGTAAGGTTCGTTGATGGTTTGGAATGTGAGAACATATCCACCTCAATAACAGATGCGGTGGTTCTACCAGATTCAATAAAGCATCCACCCTTGCCATCAAACAATGCAGATTCTTCTACGGATTGGATTTGTGAAATAATATTTTGTGCAACGGTAATGCCTTCTCCTTCAGCAAAAATTCCTGCTTTAGGAACCGCCATGGTTTCTGTGACAACTAGGCTAGTCACATCACCAACTGCAAACACGTTTTCAAAAGGCGTTTTACAATCCCTGTTTATTGGAATGAATCCCGGTTCTTTTGCCAATCCAGAATCATAGATCACTTTTGGAGCAACATGTGGTGGAATTGCTAAAAGTAAATCAAAATCAGCTTCGTCATCTTCAAAAATTAACTTTTTGGATTCAACAGATTTGATTTTGGAGGAGTCATGAAAAACAATTTGTTCAGAATTAATTAATTCAAGAATTTGTCTACTGACTTCAGTACCCGCAGCTGGTAAAGTAATAGGTGCAGGACTGTAAAAATCAATTTGTATCGAATCGCGAACTCCTCTTTTTCTTAGCATGGAATCTATCAGTAAACTAGCCTCAAATGGTGCAGGAGGACACTTGTACGGCATGCCCATTATGGATATTGCGATTTTTCCAGATTTTATACTCTCAAGCTTCTCACGTATTTCTAAGAGATGATTGTGATCATACAGATTGAATCCGTTTTGTTCTAATCCAGGAATTTTTTGAGGAACTAACACTGCTCCCATTGAAATAATGAGAAAATCAAAAGAAATTTTCTGGGTTTTTGTTTTTACATTTTTGTCTTTAAGATTAATTGATGAAACTTCATCTTTAATGAAATCAATTTCTTTTTTCCCTAGTTCATTTAATGATCCAATTGAATCTTCAAACGTACGAGTTCCATTGATAATCCATAACTTTGCAAATCCTACCATAAACCAGTCTTTTTTGTCGATTACCGTAATTTTTACTTGTGATGACGGTAGTACATTCCTTAATTCATTTGCAGCAGAGAGTCCACCAAAACCTCCACCTAAAATTACAACATGAGGAATATCTGTCAAGTTAAAGCGCTTGAGTCGTAGGTCGTATCAGAATCTCATTTACATTTACGTGTGATGGAGAATCAACTGCATACAAAATGGCATTTGCAATATCCTCTGCCTGTAAAGATTCCATCTTCTTTGCATTTTCAACAAATCCCTGCAAGGATTCATCGGTAATGGTATCATTTAGTTCTGTTGCAACGACCCCGGGTTCAATACTAGTAACTCTGATGTTGGAGCGAGCACTAAATTCTTGCCTTAAACCTTCGCTAAATGCAGCAACTGCAAATTTAGTTGCGCAATATACACTGCCTCCGACAAAGACAACTCTTCCAGCCACAGATGAAAGATTAACTATATGTCCAGATTTCTTTTCTTTCATATGTGAAATTACGGCACCTGTAGAATACAAAACTCCCTTTATGTTCACATCAATCATTCTATCCCATTCGTCAACTTTCAAATTTTTAAACAAACTCAGAGGCATCAAACCAGCATTGTTTACAAGAATATCAATGGAACCCCATTTGGCTAAAACATCTTTGGCAAAATTTTCACACTCAGATCTTTGTGTCACATCCAATTTCTGAAAGAATGCCTCTCCGCCACTAGAAGTAATTTTATTTGCAAGCTCTTCTAATCTATCAACTCTTCGAGCACCTAATGCAACTTTAACTCCAGCTTTTGATAATGCCAAGGCGGTGGCAGAACCTATACCGCTGCTGGCTCCGGTTATTATTGCAACTTTACCTTTAATCATCTAAATTCTAAAATAAACTCAATTTGAACATCGTAAAAATGTTTAGACAATAAGAAATTTCAAGTATAATACTGTCATCTTTATTAAAAGAAAAACACTGAATAAAATTATGCAATCAGAAAATTGTGCATACTGTGGAGATTTAACAGATTTGCCATTTCAATGTAATTATTGCAAGGATCCGTTTTGTGCAGAGCACAGACTTCCAGAAGAGCACAGATGTGTAAAACTCAGTCAGATCAGAGCAAAAAGATTTGGTGAAAAAAAAGTAATACGGGATGGGGGACGCAACAAGCCAAATATCTTCAAACGTATTTTTAAGAGATTTCAAAGTTAGTAAGGACTCTTGTCTGGAGAAATTTTTGCACGTCTTCCTTGATAAATAAGAGCCAGAGCCAGAGCAAACATCACCATGGCAGTTAATGGAAAATTTTGTGGTGCAGGTAGAATAAACCAATAATAGATTCCGAATCCAATAGATACAATTGCTTGTATCCATAATTTTACCCATTTGGGAGATTTAACTAATCTACTAACTAGCTCTACCAAAAAAATTCCTATTACGGGATAGATCGTGTATAATAAAAAATCAAATACTTCAACCCCGGTATGAGACATAAAATATGAGAGTAAAAGGCATAATTTCTACTTAATCTTCCCAATGAACTTTTGTGGCGACATTTTTGGCAATCAATGCCTGAGCATTTTCATATGGAATTGTAGCTATATCTTCGGTTTTAAAAGGACCATATTTTTCAAGATCAGCGCCAATAATTTCATTTACTTCTGTAAGAAATCTGATGACAACTTTCTTAGTTTTATGGTTTTGAGCCAATGACTCAAGGAATTTAGATTTTCCATTAATCATTGCAGAGAGGATCATGTCCACTCTTTCTTTTTGATCTTCTTGCGAATCTAGAATGAATTTTTCTTCATCCAAAAGGTGACTGATTTCCAACTCAGGAGTCTTTGAAATTTTATCTAGTCTGATTTTCATTAATAGCGTTGTAAGTTCAGTAGCCATTTCCACCATAGTGTTCTTGATTCTATTTTCTACCCCATCAAATTCTTGTTTTCTCAGATTTCCAATAAAATCAGAAAGATTTCTGTAAAAATCAGAATTGATTTCTACAATGGAATCATTTTCAGTTTCACGTAAAACTGTCTGATGTAAAGAGATGATATCAACATGATTAGATTCTGACATTTCTTACCTAATCCTTAAATGCCTGATGTATTTGTGTTTGATTGAAGAATAAATTGCCATATAAAGTCAGTCACGGTAAAGCAATCCAAGTGGGATATTCACCCGATGAAGTTTTCTCAAGAATTCAACATGAGGGTATTCAGTTCATAGATCTTCAATTTACAGGCCTTACAGGTCATTTTCATCATACTACAATTTCGGCAAATACCTTTACTCCTGAACAAATGAGGGACGGATTACCAAAATTAGACGGTTCATCGATTGTTGGTTTTGCAGATATTAATGATTCAGACCTTCTTCTAAAACCAGATCCAAACACATTTGCAATAATTCCCTGGATGACTGAAAACAAAACAGCTAGACTGCTTTGTGATGTCTATTGGGGAGAAAATAGAGGAAGACTATCAAGGGATCCCAGAGGAATTTCTCAAAAAGCAGAAGAATACGTAAAATCTCAGGGTTTTGATTTTAGCACATGGGGACCAGAAGTCGAGTTCTTTGTTTTTGATAAAGTGCATTGGGATGTTCTAACACCATACAAGGGTCAGTCTTATTCAATTGAATCAAAAGAAGCACCATGGAGTCAATCTGGAGACGGATATCCCATGGGATTACAAGAAGGATATTATCCCACTACGCCTGCTGACACTCTTACTCCATACAGAAATGAATGCGTGAATATTCTCAGTCAAAATTTTGGAATTTTATGTGATAATCACCATCATGAAGTTGCAACCGCAGGACAATGTGAAATTGATATCAAGTATGATTACATGACAAACGCTGCAGATGCTGCACAATCCTACAAATATGTAATTAAAAATGTGGCACAAAAATATGGAAAGGTTGCAACCTGTATGCCAAAACCAATTGCCATGGATTCTGGTTCAGGCATGCATGTAAATGTCAGTTTGTGGAAAGGACAAGAAAACGCATTTTATGATCCAGATGATGAGATTGAATTAAGTCAACTTGGCAGATATTTTTGTGGTGGAATTATTAGCCATGCAAAAGCACTTTCTGCAATTTGTAATCCAACAACCAACTCATATCACAGATTAGTACCAGGATATGAAGCTCCAGCATACATTGCATGGAGTTCTGGAAATCGTTCTGCAATTGTAAGAGTTCCAAAACACCTCAAAGGAAAAAGTTACTCTAACTTAAAGAGACTTGAATTCAGGGCTCCAGATCCTTCGTCAAATCCGTATCTTGTATTTGCAGCAGTTACAGCCGCAGGAATGGATGGAGTGAAGAAGAAAATGGATCCTGGAGATGAAGTTCGTGATGACATATTCAAAATGACCAAATCAGATAGAGCAAAAAGAGGAATAGGCGTTCTTCCAAAAAGTTTAGGTGATGCACTAAATGAATTAGAAAGTGATAGAAAATTCCTTAACCCTATTTACACGAATGACGTTATTGATAAAATTATTGAGCTAGAGAGAAGAGATCAACGAGAAATATCCATCAGGCCGCATCCACATGAATTTTATCTGTACTTTGATGTCTAAATTCTTCCTGTGAATTGAAAGATATAGAACAATGAGATTGCTATCAAGGTAAATCCACCAAATAGAAAGATCATTTTTTTACTTTCAGATGTTGCAGCTCTGTATAGTAAAATACCACCTGCGAGACCTACAAACAATATCAAAACACCGCTTATTACCACATCAAAGTTTGTGTTTGTAATAAGTGGATGAAAAAAGCCTGCAAGTAATGCAAAAAAAACAATCAAGTAAACGTATTTGAAACTAGTAGATAATTTAGAGGAAACTTGATTCAATAATATCTAGTAAATTATGGTATAAATTAAAATTTTAAAAAAATTTCAAAATAACTTACATCATTCCGCCCATGCCTGGTGGCATTCCGCCCATGCCTGGTGGCATTCCGCCCATGCCTGGTGGCATTCCGCCCATGCCTGGTGGCATTCCGCCCATTTCACCTCCGCCGGGTGACTTTTGAGTGGCAATAACATCATCGATTCTAAGAATCATGCATGCAGCTTCTGCGGCTGCAGAAACAATTTGAAGTTTAACTGAGAGTGGTTCAATAATATCACCTGATTTCATATTAGCAATTTTTGCTTTCATCACATCAACTCCAGTCCATTTATCTCCTTTTTGTTGTTTTGAACGAAGGATTGTAAGTGTGTCAATTGGATCCATTCCTGCATTTTCAGCAAGAGTGATTGGGATTTCTTCCAATGCATCAGCAAACTTTTCCGCTGCAAGT
Coding sequences within it:
- the cca gene encoding CCA tRNA nucleotidyltransferase, producing the protein MKIVISKISKTVITTKIVEQSKERIANLAYSLVEKEIEKYAEVTGLEFGGSFAKGTWLDKDADIDIFIRFKKTTSEEKFEKISKRIGFDALKKYSPYVRYSQHPYIEASIRNTKINVVPFYDVKIGEWKSAADRSPFHTKFMEKSLTSKMRNDVKILKIFLKSNGIYGAEIAKQGFSGYISEVLILEFGSFENLVRSMSKIEEKQIIGEATKKFETPITVIDPIDSNRNLAAAISDENIGKFILICRAFKQKPSLKFFKSQKSKVSKKYWSNLLVIKFDYKVRSPDIIWGQIKRATSTLATQLELGGFTVLRSKSHTDEIKEAYLLFFLESTKISQMYQKHGPEFFRDDSSKSFISKNLKNTELMWIGSDRRIISLEARKHTDAARFITEFLKKKLEMGIPKGLQKDFKHGFKISVGNKNLGKSIKEAAGELISTDGTLIHFN
- a CDS encoding serine/threonine protein kinase: MEHLFISIKKFADEPYSKIIGYPKATSRQIRSRVNELEKLGIKSISLTGPTTLGNLPILGKGYVGVVVIAKKDNKEIALKIRRTDSPRKGMKNESVLLKLVNSVDVGPKMFDVSRNFLAMEYLEGDKFSDWIDLLKGIGRAKKLKSIIKSILEDCYRLDQIDFDHGELSNISKHVIVGKTKASLIDFESSSTKRRPSNVTSITQAFFIGSGNAKKIQKIYKNPPKEKIIEGLKHYKKEKTRENFENLLKILKL
- a CDS encoding NAD(P)/FAD-dependent oxidoreductase, whose translation is MTDIPHVVILGGGFGGLSAANELRNVLPSSQVKITVIDKKDWFMVGFAKLWIINGTRTFEDSIGSLNELGKKEIDFIKDEVSSINLKDKNVKTKTQKISFDFLIISMGAVLVPQKIPGLEQNGFNLYDHNHLLEIREKLESIKSGKIAISIMGMPYKCPPAPFEASLLIDSMLRKRGVRDSIQIDFYSPAPITLPAAGTEVSRQILELINSEQIVFHDSSKIKSVESKKLIFEDDEADFDLLLAIPPHVAPKVIYDSGLAKEPGFIPINRDCKTPFENVFAVGDVTSLVVTETMAVPKAGIFAEGEGITVAQNIISQIQSVEESALFDGKGGCFIESGRTTASVIEVDMFSHSKPSTNLTESTSDNLSKKIQFEKERLSKWL
- a CDS encoding SDR family NAD(P)-dependent oxidoreductase; protein product: MIKGKVAIITGASSGIGSATALALSKAGVKVALGARRVDRLEELANKITSSGGEAFFQKLDVTQRSECENFAKDVLAKWGSIDILVNNAGLMPLSLFKNLKVDEWDRMIDVNIKGVLYSTGAVISHMKEKKSGHIVNLSSVAGRVVFVGGSVYCATKFAVAAFSEGLRQEFSARSNIRVTSIEPGVVATELNDTITDESLQGFVENAKKMESLQAEDIANAILYAVDSPSHVNVNEILIRPTTQAL
- a CDS encoding nucleotide-binding protein: MQSENCAYCGDLTDLPFQCNYCKDPFCAEHRLPEEHRCVKLSQIRAKRFGEKKVIRDGGRNKPNIFKRIFKRFQS
- the glnA gene encoding type I glutamate--ammonia ligase, translated to MPYKVSHGKAIQVGYSPDEVFSRIQHEGIQFIDLQFTGLTGHFHHTTISANTFTPEQMRDGLPKLDGSSIVGFADINDSDLLLKPDPNTFAIIPWMTENKTARLLCDVYWGENRGRLSRDPRGISQKAEEYVKSQGFDFSTWGPEVEFFVFDKVHWDVLTPYKGQSYSIESKEAPWSQSGDGYPMGLQEGYYPTTPADTLTPYRNECVNILSQNFGILCDNHHHEVATAGQCEIDIKYDYMTNAADAAQSYKYVIKNVAQKYGKVATCMPKPIAMDSGSGMHVNVSLWKGQENAFYDPDDEIELSQLGRYFCGGIISHAKALSAICNPTTNSYHRLVPGYEAPAYIAWSSGNRSAIVRVPKHLKGKSYSNLKRLEFRAPDPSSNPYLVFAAVTAAGMDGVKKKMDPGDEVRDDIFKMTKSDRAKRGIGVLPKSLGDALNELESDRKFLNPIYTNDVIDKIIELERRDQREISIRPHPHEFYLYFDV